Part of the Caldisericia bacterium genome is shown below.
ATTTATAATCACTTTTTTGTTTAATGCAATTTTTAAAAATTTTGTTATAGAGAGAGATTCTTTTCTTAAAAAGAACTTTCTATTGATATTGTTTATAGGAATTCTTTTATTTACAATTTTTGTTTATAACATTCCAAAAGAAGCCCTTATTCTTTTTGGTAAAATTTTATATCTACTCTATATTTTATCAATGATCTTTTTTATTTTAACTGGAATTCCATCTGTAGTTAACTATATAGGAGAAAATTTTATTAAAATTTTTAAAATATCTATTGAAGACAATTTAGTTAAAGATTTAGTTTTAAGTTTAATTGGAACATCTATTGTTTTGATTTTAATTATAATTCCTATTTTAGGAAATATATTTTTAGGTATTATCTCTTCTCTCTCTTTTGGTTTAACATTTACTTACTCTTTTTATAAAATTTTTAAATCTCAATAATTTTTGGAAGGTTTGTTAGATTAATTAATTCTTTCTCTTTAATGACAATAATATCTTCTATTCTTATTCCAAACTTATTTTCAATATAAATTCCTGGTTCAATTGTTACAACCATATTTTCTTTAAGAATTGTCTCATCTCTTGGATTTAGAGCAGGTTTTTCATGAATTTCTAAACCAACTCCATGTCCTAAACCATGACCAAAATATTCTCCAAAACCCATATTTTTTATATAATCCCTACTTATCTTATCTACATCTTTAGATTTCATTTCACTTTTTGCATTCTCTATTCCTAATCTTTGAGCATCATAAACAACTTGAAATGCTCTCATAAACTCATCACTTTGTTTTCCAAAGAAAACTGTTCTTGTACAATCAGAATGATAACCTTCAAAGATTGTTCCAAAATCAAAAATTATTGCTTCCCCATTTTTAAGTTTCCTATTTGATGGTTTTCCATGGGGAAGGGCTCCTCTTTCTCCAAAAAGAATAATTGTGTCAAAACCGTTTTTCTCTCCACCAAAAATTTTCATTTGATAGTCAAGTTCAATTTGAAGATCTCTTTCACTGACCCCTTCTTTAACAAGTTCTAATGTCTTCAAAAAAGCCTTTTCAGCAATCTCCTCTGCTTTTTTTATCTTTTCAATCTCATCTTCTCTTTTCACAATTCTTAAATTTTCAATAATATCTTTAAAAACAAATACATTCTCTTTTCCAAACTTTTTTGATATTAATTCATAAAAACTATAAATCACTTTATCTTCAAGACCAATTTTTTCAATTTTAAATTCATTTGCTAAAAATTCCTCAATTGGTGGTTTATACTCAATTACTTTAACATTTTTATAAACTTCTTCATTTGCCTGAATAGTAAATCTTGAATCCACTATTAGATTTGATGAGTTTGAATCAATAAGTAAAAAACCTTCCTCGCCACTAAAATTTGTAAGGTATCTTATATTTTCAATTTTAGTTACCAAAAAATGAGTTACTTCATTAGGTATTTTAAATTTCATGGCAAAAATGGATTCTCTTTTCCAATTTCCTCTGGTTTAGTTTCAAGAGAAGGAATTGTAAGGCTCCTTTTTTCTATTTCATCTTTAACTTGACCTATGTCTAAATTTTTCAAAACTTGATTGAGTATATTTCCTTGTGTTTCAGTTGGAATTGGTTGTGATGGTGGCTTTAAATAAAGAAAATAGAAAAGGAAAGCAGCAATTATAATTAAAATTATAAATAAAACTAAAAGAAGTCTTTCTCTTTTTTTCTGTTCCTCTGTCTTTTTTGGTGTAATTTTTCTTGTTTTATTTACTTCCTTCTCCTTTTTAGCCATTTATGGCTCCTTAGCACTCATAAAATAAATTTCAAAGTTATAAGTTTGTAAATTTTCAGTTTCTTTAGTCATCATTCTTGGTAAAGTTACTGAAATTTTTCTTATAACTGATATCCTTGGAAAATTTTCTAATCTATTAAGTAATTTCATAAATTTTTCAAATGTTGTAGTAACTGAAAATGTAACTTTCATTTCATAGTGATCTTCTCTTGTCATTAATCTTGCGCTTTGAATTGAACCTGCTTGAGTTTGCGCTCCCCCAATAAAATTTAAATTGTTGAATTTAATATCCTCTTCTTTTTCAACTTGTTGAAGTTGTGCTAAAAGACGAGGTAGGTCTTCTCCAACTGGCAAAACACTTCTTAAAATTTCAAGGTCTTTATTATTTTCTTCAATTAATTCTCTTATTTTTACTTCATTTTTCTTTATATTTGTAAGTTCATCAAGTTTAGCATTTGCTTCTGTAATTTTTAGATTAAGTTCATTAACTTTTTTAATTTGGGGTTTAAGTATATAAATATAATAAAAAACTCCAATAAGAACAAGAAGTGTTATAAGTAATAAATATTTCTGTCCTATACTTTTCATTTTCCTCCTCCAATTTGAAGAATACCAATTAGAGTAAATGTAATTTTTGATTCACCAGTTTGAGCCACCTCTTGTCTCGAAAAATTAGTGAGATAAACATTTAAAATTGTTTTTGAATTTTTAAGATAATCGAGTAGTCTTCCAAGATTATAAAAATCAGATGTTTCTCCAACAATTCTAACAACTTTTGTATCTAAATCAACATCTAAATTTGTAATATATGCATATTTTGGAAATTCAGATGAAAGTGATTTAAAGAAATCAGAGAATTTTGGTTGGTTTTTTGTTAATTTTAAAATTGTATTAATATAATAATTTACAAGTGAATCTGATTTTATTTTCTCATTTTTAAGAGTTTCCATATCTTTGAGTTTGTTTATATTTGCTTGAATTATTGTTAAAGTTTTATCTAAAAAGTTAATTCTTGTGTTATAAAAGAAATAAACTAAACCTAAAATAATTACAAAGAAAACAAAAATTATTATTAAATTTGTATCTTCTGTTTTTCTTTTCTTTTTTACTACTGGTAGAAGATTTATTTTAATATTCATTTTTTCTTTCCCCCTGTTTTTGTTTTACTTTTTTCAATTTTTTCAAATGCTTCTCTCATGGCGAGCCCAACTGCTATAGTGAAGAATGGAGACATCTCTCTTAAATACTCTTCAGTAAAAAGTTTTGGATTAAAAACAACACCCTTAAGGAGCAAATCATCAAGAATAACCTCAACCTTAAGATATGATTTCATAAAATCAACAAGTCCTTTTAACCTTGAAGTACCACCACCTAAAATTATTAAGAAATTTTTACCTGAAAAATTTGGTAAACCTTGATAATAAATAATTGATCTTCTAACTTCAAGAGCAAATTCTTCAATTAAAGGAATAATTATTTCAGTTAATCTATAAGTTTCAGAATCTTTTTGGTATTTTTCCATTCTTAAATCACATGCGGTTACAAGATATGTTTCTGCATCTTTTTCACTAACTTTTAAACCATCTTGAATTACTCTAATTAAATTTCTTCCCCCAAATGGGATTGTTCTTGTAAATCTTAATATTCCATCTTCAATTATGTTTATGTTTGTGAATGTATGACCTGAATTTATTAAAATTATAATATTGTTTGTATATTTTTCTTTATAAGTATAATCAAGTAATCTCAATTCAGCAAATGATTCGATTTCAATTGCAACTGGTTCAAGTTTTGCAAGTTTAATTGCAGATACAATACTGTTTATAATATCCAAACTTGCTGCTGCTGCAATTACAGAAAGTTTTTCTCCATGAGATTCTGGAAGGGTTCCAAGAATTTGATAATCAAAACTTGCCTCTTCTATTTTAAATGGAATTAATTTTTGAACCTCCCACTTAATAACCTCATCAAGTTCTTTTTCTGGAAGTTTATCAACAGTTAAAGTTCTAACAGTAACAAGTTGACCTGAAACAGAGGTTACAACTCTTTTACCAATAAAAGAGTACATTCTTAAAAGAGTTCTAATTGCTTCTGCTATTTCATCAGGATTTACAATTTTTGCATTTTCAATTGCGCCTTTTGGCGTCGGTAAGAGACCAATATTTACAAGATTTAAACCTTTAGTTGTTTCCTTTAACTGGGCTATTTTAAGATACCCTGAGCCCAGATCTAATCCAATTAATGGTGTTTTTCCTCCAAATAAATTAGCCATTTGTTTAATATTATAACATTAAATAATTATAAAATCTAATTATTTGAGTTCCATATAAAAATGTTACTATTCCTGAAATTGACATAAAAGGTCCAAATGGAATGGGTGTTTTTCTTGTTCCTTTTTTTGTTATCAATACAAATATCGCTGGGAAAAAACCAATTATAAAAGAGAGGAAAAACCAAGGTATTACCTTTGGAAAACCTAAATATAAACCAAAAAGAAAAGATAGTTTAAAATCTCCACCACCCATCCCACCTTTTGAAAGGACAATTATTAGAAAGAAAAGAACTGGAGGTATTATTAATCCTAAAATGTTATTTAAATAATTTTTTTCAAGTATAAAGAAAATAATTCCAAAAAATATTCCAAAAATAAATGGTTCATCTGGAATTTCCATTGTCTGTAAATCTATTACTGATATAACAATTAAAACAGAAGCAAAAATAACAAACTTTAAATAATAAATAGAATAACCAAAAAATAGAAATGAGAGAAGAAATATAAAACCAGATAGAGTTTCAACGATAGGATATGTTATTGAAATCTTTCCACCACAATATCTACATTTTCCTTTTAAAAATATATAAGAAAAAATTGGAATTAAATCAAAAAATGAAAGTTTATGACCACAATTTGGACAAAAACTTCTACCATTAGTAATTCCTATTTTTCTGGGGATTCTATAAATTAAAACATTAAGGAAACTACCAATTGAAGCACCTAAAATGAAATTAAAAATTAAATTAAATATCACCCTCAATATCCTTTTTTAAAATTAAAATTCTTCCACAATTTTCACATTTTAATGAATACGACCCATTTTTTAAACTATTAATTACTCCAACTGGTAAAATAACTCCACATTCACTACATCTTTCATCTTCAACAAGAGACACAAGCCTTCTACCAAATTTTAAGTTTTCCCTTTCATAAAAAGAGAATATCTCTTCTGGTATCTCCTTTATAAGTCTCTCTCTTTTTTTAAATATCTCTTCTCTTTCATTTTTTAATTTTTCAAGTTCAACTTTTACTCTTTCCTCCTCTATTTTATAATTTTCTTCTTTCAACACTATCTCTTTTTGAATTTTTGATAATTTTTCTTTTGTTTTTTCAATAAAATCTTGAATTTCTAAAATATCATCTTCATTTCTCTTCTTTAAACTTT
Proteins encoded:
- a CDS encoding prepilin peptidase; amino-acid sequence: MIFNLIFNFILGASIGSFLNVLIYRIPRKIGITNGRSFCPNCGHKLSFFDLIPIFSYIFLKGKCRYCGGKISITYPIVETLSGFIFLLSFLFFGYSIYYLKFVIFASVLIVISVIDLQTMEIPDEPFIFGIFFGIIFFILEKNYLNNILGLIIPPVLFFLIIVLSKGGMGGGDFKLSFLFGLYLGFPKVIPWFFLSFIIGFFPAIFVLITKKGTRKTPIPFGPFMSISGIVTFLYGTQIIRFYNYLML
- the pilM gene encoding type IV pilus assembly protein PilM, coding for MANLFGGKTPLIGLDLGSGYLKIAQLKETTKGLNLVNIGLLPTPKGAIENAKIVNPDEIAEAIRTLLRMYSFIGKRVVTSVSGQLVTVRTLTVDKLPEKELDEVIKWEVQKLIPFKIEEASFDYQILGTLPESHGEKLSVIAAAASLDIINSIVSAIKLAKLEPVAIEIESFAELRLLDYTYKEKYTNNIIILINSGHTFTNINIIEDGILRFTRTIPFGGRNLIRVIQDGLKVSEKDAETYLVTACDLRMEKYQKDSETYRLTEIIIPLIEEFALEVRRSIIYYQGLPNFSGKNFLIILGGGTSRLKGLVDFMKSYLKVEVILDDLLLKGVVFNPKLFTEEYLREMSPFFTIAVGLAMREAFEKIEKSKTKTGGKKK
- a CDS encoding polymer-forming cytoskeletal protein; protein product: MNKKIFLLFILIILFLPGTILAQGIIKGKGDIVIKPNEEIRGDIRLGEGNVTVYGRVLGNIIVLKGNINLKSKSFIKGDVITYNGRIEIEEGAIILGRKIEFITERDIEVNLPQILLSGQGFLLKIIIALFIFIITFLFNAIFKNFVIERDSFLKKNFLLILFIGILLFTIFVYNIPKEALILFGKILYLLYILSMIFFILTGIPSVVNYIGENFIKIFKISIEDNLVKDLVLSLIGTSIVLILIIIPILGNIFLGIISSLSFGLTFTYSFYKIFKSQ
- a CDS encoding PilN domain-containing protein, whose amino-acid sequence is MNIKINLLPVVKKKRKTEDTNLIIIFVFFVIILGLVYFFYNTRINFLDKTLTIIQANINKLKDMETLKNEKIKSDSLVNYYINTILKLTKNQPKFSDFFKSLSSEFPKYAYITNLDVDLDTKVVRIVGETSDFYNLGRLLDYLKNSKTILNVYLTNFSRQEVAQTGESKITFTLIGILQIGGGK
- a CDS encoding aminopeptidase P family protein, with the translated sequence MKFKIPNEVTHFLVTKIENIRYLTNFSGEEGFLLIDSNSSNLIVDSRFTIQANEEVYKNVKVIEYKPPIEEFLANEFKIEKIGLEDKVIYSFYELISKKFGKENVFVFKDIIENLRIVKREDEIEKIKKAEEIAEKAFLKTLELVKEGVSERDLQIELDYQMKIFGGEKNGFDTIILFGERGALPHGKPSNRKLKNGEAIIFDFGTIFEGYHSDCTRTVFFGKQSDEFMRAFQVVYDAQRLGIENAKSEMKSKDVDKISRDYIKNMGFGEYFGHGLGHGVGLEIHEKPALNPRDETILKENMVVTIEPGIYIENKFGIRIEDIIVIKEKELINLTNLPKIIEI